Genomic window (Acomys russatus chromosome 2, mAcoRus1.1, whole genome shotgun sequence):
ATTATTTGGCTTAACTCAGTGGTTGCCGCTGGATTGTGGGTGAGGCTTTTTGTAGGAACCATGAACCTTTAAGCTTCAGAGCCTTGGCCTGAGTTTTGAGAAACTCAGAAGAATTTTGAGTTGTCTCTCTTATCATTTAAATTGCACTTTGCTATCTTACCACAACCCAAGTTGTCTGTGTGAGGGCTGGGGATACAGAAGTCACACAGCCCCACAGGCAGGCCTGGCTTGCCTGTTgccccatgcctgacactgcctctCATCTTCCCAGATGCCTACACGGAAGATGACCTCATGCTATACTGGAAAAAAGGCAATGACTCCTTAAAGACAGACGAGAGGATCTCGCTCTCTCAGTTCCTCATTCAGGAATTCCACACCACGACCAAGCTAGCCTTTTACAGCAGCACAGGTGAGCTAGGGGCATGAGAGCCAAGGAGGGTCACCTTGGCTGGATGCTTCAGGGTCTGTTTAAGAACTGTGTGGTTTGGTTGTCACATCAAGAGACCAAAGCTTTGAAACAGAAGACCAGTGTCCTAAAGGACGTCTAATGGGTGGTATGCATCAGGTAGGGGTGACCTGATTGCCTTGACACACAGTCTCACTCCATTATCCATGCTGCTCTGAACACATTATACACCATGTGCCAGGCTGGTGAACTCACCACACACTATCCATCCAGGCTGGTGAACTCACCACACACTGTCCATCCAGGCTGGTGAACTCACCACACACTATCCATCCAGATGGTGAACTCATTATACACTATGTAGCTAGACTGGCCCTCTGACTCAGTATcagcagtgctggggttataggtgtgctcCAAGGCCACTAGCTTTGTAGGCAAGTTTTGATGTGCCAATGTATCAGAGATAATTGCCTAGGAAATGCTGGTAAAGGCTCAGAGGTAAGCCATGTGAGTAGGCCTGTGCTGGGAACGGCTAAGGGCTAACAGTTGCCATTTCTCGCTTCTATTTTGACAAAAGGTTTTGCACTTTTTTCTTGCTGGAATCCACCTTGGAAGTACATCCTGGCCTTCCTGTTACATTAACAATCCAGCTTAGTGTGGCAGTTCAACTCACCCCTGCATCATTCACCTGGATGCTCTGGGTCTCAGTCTTCTGAAATTCCCTCCACTGTCACTTCCTGGTCCCGTGCAATGCTCACACTGAGAAGACCAGGTCCTGAGTTATAGCCACCAAGTCCCCACTTACTCTCAGTCCTGGGCACCCTCCTCCCACCATCCTTACACACGGCCCTTTCCATGAACAAacacaaaggcagagaaaagcaTAGTGGATCAGTGATTGTTCCTCCATGCCTAGATAAAATACTGTGtttataccttaaaaaaaaaaaaaatttcttcctaTAAAGAGATCTcgaaaggaagccaggcagccGTTTCAGCTCTTGCCAGGCAGAGGCatgaagatcaggagttcaaggcctttATCAGCTACTTAGGAAATTTGTGACTGGTCTGGGCAATttaaaaccccatctcaaaagaaaagaaataggacaGAAATAAAGGGGTTTGTTGGTCACTGCCTCTCTTCAGTATGCACACAAACCACACGGGGCTGCTGTTCAAGAAGGCTTCTGCTCCACAGCGTCTGGGTTACAGCTTAAGATctagagtgagagagggaggaaaagaggggggagggaagagaagggggggaaaggaggagaaggggggagggaggagaagaggggagggaggagaagggggagggaggagaagagggggtagtggggagagagggatcaAGCTTAGGGTCCTGTGTGCACTAGTCAAGGACTCTACCCTGTATTTGAACTTCTAAGAAGCTCCCGTATAACAGCGAGGCTGATGGGCCCTAGGTCCTATTTTGAGAAACAAGACTTTAAATGACTTTCTCAGGGGTTCCCTTTGTGTTTATGAAGGGGAAAAAGATCCCTTGTAGTGGGTTCACACAAGTGGTGAGGGTCAGCAGGTGTCACTGccactgtttgcttgtttgtttgtttgtttttgttgttgtttcgtacTCTGCCTTCCAGTGGGAGGTTTATTGTCTTCTGTAGGAGCCAAGGAGCTGTTCCATGCTCACTTCTTCCTTTGTCCCCAGGCTGGTACAACCGTCTGTACATTAATTTCACGTTGCGTCGCcacatcttcttcttcttgctccaGACCTACTTCCCTGCCACCCTGATGGTCATGCTGTCCTGGGTATCCTTCTGGATCGACCGCAGAGCTGTGCCGGCCAGAGTCCCCTTAGGTAAGGACTAGCTCAAGGCTATGTTACAGGTGTTTGGAAATGTAGGCCATCCCTTCCGTCTTTCTCGAGCAGGTCCCCCACCCTTCTCCACAGCACAGCTTGGAAATGTTTCAAGGATTGATTCAAGTAGCATCCCATGATCTAAGTGCCTGCCACCTGGACACCTGTCCAGTCCCCAATGTTTGTCCATCCAAGCAACTTACTTGTAGCCCTCTAAGAGCCCTCCTTTCAGGAGGGGGTTCCCAGACTTTGGGTGATTTGTGTAATGTGTTCTGTAACAGTGTTGGGGacgataggccatatggccaatgttcagccatcttgtccaagtctgcacctttacgtctctgtctttcccaaagcttgcctttcaccagaaactagctgaccctgttgtgagtcagcagttagactaaagacagtcagggatggagcgaccctgttgtgagtcagcacttagactaaagctagatgaagacaaagcaagacaccctgtgtggcaggacattatgaccctgcctggaattccctgtgttttgagaaaagcctgcagctgggttgctatagcaatatgcttccctgccttctgacttataaaagctgctgcctgactaataaagtttgagagtttgatcaattaaacttgctctccttccttgtgtcttgcatttctcaaaaggtgacctccctcccgagttttagtcaaaccccGCAGGTCGGGGCATAACAGTGTTTCTCAATGCGTGCCACAAGGGATCTGTGCAATAGAATCCTTGGGGgattgttaaaaatgaaaaatctgcAGTCAGAATCCCCATGTAAGGAGCTGTATTTTGCTATTGCTTTTTGGCGtgtcaagacaggatttccctgtgtatctctggctgttctggaacctcactctgtagaccaggctggcctcaaactcagagatctgcctgcctctgcttttgagtgctgggatcaaaggtgtgcgccaccaccactcagaCAGGACCTGCATTTTTAATACACTTCCTTTTTGAGCACCTCATCAGCTCTCCCTAAGCTTTGAGCCCACTTAGTCATAGGCCCTGCTGCTGCTCAGAAGCTCAGGCTACAGGTGACAGGGTGACCCACCAGGCTCAATGAAACGGTTTGGAGTTGGCCCTTAGGATGAACCTAATCCCCTGTGATTTgatgttttccaagcaaatgttcTGAGCTTAATTTGAAATCCTGGGCAGTTTCCCACAGACAGATGCCCTGCTCTCTAGCAGTTAGCTGCCACTGCAACAGCTACTGTGCTAAATACACGTGTGCTTTCATACTAAAATCTGCCtcctataaataaaaatgatcctGGTAGAGCTGTTGCCAAGGTAGGTGCTTAGGGTAGTTCTGCTGGATAGGCACACAGGCCCGCCATGGGGTGGGTGAAGAGAGGGGCCCGGGATTATAGGAACTTCATGACACAAAAGGACACGGTGTTGGGGTAAATGTCATGCTTTCCCTCACCACTGGTTGTTTGTACCTCCTTTCTTTAAACAATTGAAAGAAATACCTTCGTGCTGAAATGTCTGGAGCTTTCTGCAGAAAGGATGTGGTTTAGTGCTGTACTGGAGGTGCCAGATGTACAGAGAAGGAAGTGCTGCTGAGGGGCAGAGGAACCGGAAGAGATTTGTGATAGTGGGCTCTTGAAGGACAGGAGGATGTTCACTGGAAGGGAGGAGGTACTGACTCTATAGGCCAAGGGAGAATGAAAGGCAGGGCTGCAAAGGGACAAGGCTTGCAGTGTTTGGGGAAAGCAAGTATATTGCTGATTTCTCACCGTTTACGGCAGGCATCACAACCGTGCTGACGATGTCCACCATCATCACGGGCGTGAACGCCTCCATGCCCCGAGTGTCCTACATCAAGGCCGTGGACATCTACCTCTGGGTCAGCTTCGTGTTTGTGTTCCTCTCGGTGCTGGAGTATGCGGCTGTCAACTACCTGACCACAGTGCAGGAGCGGAAGGAACGGAAGCTACGGGAGAAGGTGACTTTACCATGACACAGCCTGGGCTAGCCTTGGGACTGTGGACAGGTCCACCCCCTCCCCGTAAAATGCGGCTGCTCATTTCTCCTCAGCCTATTTCCAGCCATGGTCAAGAGCAAATGGAATGATGTATGCTCTAATACTTAACATTACATCCCTCATTCCGTCAAGAAATTCCTTCAGCATCTACATCGCAGCAGCCACTAAACCAAATTAAAACACAGTCCATTCAATTGTGGTTGTGTTCAGAGTTTGGTGCAGttgctctcaacctgtgggtcacgacccctgtGGGGactgaccttttcacaggggtcacctaaggccatccTACATCTCAGATTTTACATTACAGGTCATAACCATAGCAAAAgtgcagctatgaagtagcaagaaaaataatgttatggttgggggccagcacggcatgaagaactgtattaaaggcagtaacacagcattaggaaggctgagaaccactgatttagtgAGAAAATACCAGGTTAACATTGTAGAATGTATTATTAACAAATACGGAGGTGGCCTAAGAGACCCCTCCAGGGGCAGCCATAGTCTGTGCTGGGAGACTTTTCTTCATAATGACCTCATTTCTCCCATCAGTTCGTAAGTTatctttcctcccaccctccttttctcctcagagccTGCAACTCAGAGCCCCTCTCTTCCAGCAAAGCCTCTCCTTTTACTATTCCCACAGTGCTGTCTTTCAAGCCCTATCCTCAGGACTGACACCGAATTACGTCATCcgtaaacatttttaaatcaagggttcggtgccaggtgtggtgtcaaCAACCTGTAATCCAGCTGCCCAGGGGCTGAGGTGGGAAGTCACAATTGGAGGCCATCCCGGGCAACTAGCAAGActgtctgaaaatgaaaaaggaagaaaggtgtAGCTCAGGAGAGTGCTCTTGTCTAATATATGCAAGGCCCTCGGTTTGTCCCCACTGTCCCTAAGGGAGGTGTGGCTTGAGCTCAGGGCTTATGACCCCATGAAGGACAGGGCCTAGCCATTGCTGGTCTTGTTGGTCTCTGGTGCAACAGTGTGCTCTTTCCTACAAGTTACCATGTAGATGCTAGTTCAACACCCAGTTCCCATCACCTCCCATGACCCCCAGGGTGCTTAGGTAAGCCCTCTGATACAGCTGTTCTTGGATGTTTGTAGCTAAGTCATTATTTTCCTTAGCTTTTACCCCGAACGGAGACTACCAGACGATAGAAATACCCTTCCTATACGGTGCTTCTGCAGGCTTCTGAGGGGCAGTGTTCAGCTCACATGCCCGTACGTGTGTTCACAGATCTCCTGCAACTGTGGGCTGCCCCAACCCCGAGCAGTGATGCTGGACGGCAGCTACAGTGACGGGGAGGTGAACGACCTGGGTGGCTACATGCCTGAGACGGGGGAGAAGCCTGACAGGATGATGGTGCAGCTGACCCTGGCCTCCGAGAGGGGCTCTCCTCAGAGGAAAAGCCAGAAAGGCAGCTATGTGAGCATGAGGATCAACACCCACGCCATCGATAAATACTCCAGGGTCATTTTCCCAGCCGCGTACATTTTATTCAATCTGATATACTGGTCAATTTTCTCCTAGATGCCTGTAATTCTGTAAATCTCACCTTCTTCACAGTTTGCGTGCTCTGCAGAAATtactgtaaaaatgaaaataatggttTCAAATCACCCCAGTAACCACCTGCGTTTTCACTGTCCCTTCTTCAGCTGTCCAAAGCTGCATGGACAACACACTTTTCCTCTGCATTTATTAAGCATCAGCTGTATACTCAACATTATACTAGGTGTTGCAGGCATTTGTCATGATAGCAACTGATATTAGCTGTTCCTAGATCCCAGGGAGAGCGCAGAGGCCACGTAGGACACGCTGCAGTTCGGTGCTGGCCCCGGATGCTGCTCACTGGAGGGCTTCCTTCGTTGGAGGCACTGTGTTCGTTAGACTAGGTAGAAATGGGGAGTACCTAAATAAAAGCCATCTGTGTGGagcccacaggcacacagactgCTTCTGAGGAGAGGCCATGCTTCAGTCTGCCCCTGCGTCTGCTCTGCATCCGCCAGAGGTAACGGATGGCAGTGAAGCTCCTAGGGCCTCTCCTTACAAGCTGTAAGTTGTCCCTGTAGAAGAAATGCTCTTTAGGTTGCTGACGTTTTGCTGGCAGAGAAACTTTGACGTTTCTCTATGTATGcacctctacatgtgtgcatcTTGGCCTGTCTGCGGAGGTGACTAAGCCAGAGAACTGTgttccttcctctgctttgtAGTCACCATCTCCTGCCTCTCTACCATGGAGCAGTTGACTTCCTCAAAATCAAGGCTTTTCTCAAAGACATCATATTGTCACCAAGGATCGTGAAGAGGCAGTAATTTCTTCTGAATAATAATAAGCATTTCAAGGAAACTTGGGGCTGCTAGTAGCTCATAAGAAGgagaaacaatcttttaaaagagaaaacattacaaagcaaaagaaacagacaTCTTCCCTTCCATTCAGCGTGTGCCAGCACTCTGCAGGAACTAGAGAGCTGTTATCATCCGGACTGAGCATCCATAGACCAGACAAGCTGGCCCAGTGGCAGCTGATGTCAGTCATGGGGAGTAATGtgatgtattattttaaaatagaagccTTCATGTTATCTATCTAGAAGATATATAACAAGCCAAACCAAACTTGCCCAAACTGTATTTAACAGTATGACATTTTCTCCCGGCCACATCTGTCACTCGGAGAGACACCTTGTCACCACCTACCACATCCTGGCAGCCACTAACCAAGTCAAGGCCCATCTAATTGTGCTTGTGTTCAGAGTTTAGTGAGAGAACTCCCAGCAGAGAAATTCATGATAGTTTAACATGCTGGAACATATTGTTAATAAATATGGAGGTGGTCTAAGAGACCCCTCCGGGGACATCCATCTTCTGTGCTAGGTAACTTCCCTTCATATATGTCCTTATATCTCCATTCATTTCAAAGTTACCTTGATGGATCAGACTAAATAATATCATATACATGATTATTctttattctgattttaaaaagaactctttGCAAATCCCTACTTTCAAGACAATCTCTCATTTCTCCCAATAAAAgctcatcaaaatatttttttttcaaactcaaaTAGTAAACTTAGAGGGAT
Coding sequences:
- the Gabrr1 gene encoding gamma-aminobutyric acid receptor subunit rho-1, which gives rise to MLPVRNMKFGILLLWWGWVLAAESTVHWPGRDVHEPSRKGSRPQRQRRGAHDDAHKQGSPILKRSSDITKSPLTKSEQLLRIDDHDFSMRPGFGGPAIPVGVDVQVESLDSISEVDMDFTMTLYLRHYWKDERLSFPSTNNLSMTFDGRLVKKIWVPDMFFVHSKRSFIHDTTTDNVMLRVQPDGKVLYSLRVTVTAMCNMDFSRFPLDTQTCSLEIESYAYTEDDLMLYWKKGNDSLKTDERISLSQFLIQEFHTTTKLAFYSSTGWYNRLYINFTLRRHIFFFLLQTYFPATLMVMLSWVSFWIDRRAVPARVPLGITTVLTMSTIITGVNASMPRVSYIKAVDIYLWVSFVFVFLSVLEYAAVNYLTTVQERKERKLREKISCNCGLPQPRAVMLDGSYSDGEVNDLGGYMPETGEKPDRMMVQLTLASERGSPQRKSQKGSYVSMRINTHAIDKYSRVIFPAAYILFNLIYWSIFS